The Thermotoga caldifontis AZM44c09 genomic interval GTTGTGACAGGCATCATCCACGCCCCCTCAAGTTTGAAGCTCCGTTCCGCTCTTCGCGATCGCAATAGCCTTCATGACCAGACCAACGTGGATCGATAAAAACAGCGTCGCTGAACCACCGTAGCTCACGAACGGCAGCGGCAGGCCCGTTACCGGTGCCAGTCCCATGCACATGCCCATGTTTATGAACACCTGGAGCGAAAAGGTCGCGAGTACTCCGGAACACAGGATTCTCCAGAACTCGTCCTTCGCGAATTTGATCGCCTTCACTATCCTCCAGCACAGAAGAAAGTAGAGAATGATCAAGAGGGATGTTCCCAGAAAACCGAACTCCTCCCCCACCACCGAGAATATGAAATCGGTGTGGTTCTTCGGGACGAACTTGAGTCTGGTCGCGGGTCCTTTGAGGAAACCTCTTCCCAGAATTCCACCAGAACCAACCGTGTGGATCGACTGGAGCATGTTGTACGCGCTCCCCTGAGCGTACCTTCCAGGGTTGAAGAACGACACGATCCTGTCCCTCTGATAATCCTTCAAGCCGAAGAAGAAGAGCAAAAGCACCATCAAGGATGTCACAAGCACGATCCTCATCAAGCTCTTGGTCTTCACCTGACTGACGAGCGCCATGGAGAACCAGATCCCACCCATCAGGAGCGCCGTTCCGAGATCTGGCTCTATCGCCACAAGACCGACACAGATCGTGGTCAAAAGGAAAGAGGTGTACAAATTCTTCTTGTTCGGCTGGGAGAGCAACGACGCGTTGAGTATCAGGAGGGCGAGTCTTGCGAACTCTGAAGGTTGAAAGTAACCGAATTTCAGATCGAACCAGCGTCGCGCCCCACCAGAGATCGTACCATAGAAGAGGACCAGAACGAGCGAAAACATCGAAGCAACGTAGAGCACCGTACCGGCGATCTTCAAATAGCGTTCCCTCACCAGAAGCATTGCAAACATCGCAGCGATGCCAAGAATATCCCAAACGATCTGCTTGCGGACGAAGTACAGACCGCTATCCCTCGTCGCACTGTACAGAGCCAGGAGGCCAAAGATCATCAAACAAACCACTATGATGGGAATGAACAGTTCAAAGCGCCTGTTCTCCCAGGGCATTCTTCAACCTCTCTTTCATTCTACAAAAGCTGCAGACTTTCTCCGTTGTCGGATAGCCACACACCGCACACTCACGCAGTTCTACGGGCTCTTTCTCTTCTTTGAAGAACTTCTGTGAGCCGGTGTAGAACCTCAGCTTGGTGCCCGGTTGCACCAGCTCTATCTCGTTCAGGACTTTCTTATAAAGCAGCGAGCTTGCCCCCTTCGAGAACGGGCATTTTTCCTCGGAGAAAGGAAGGTTGTTCAAAAGTGCATAAGCATAAGTTTCTTTCTCTGTGAGTAAAACCAAGGGTTTGATCTTCTTGGCGAATTTTGCATGAGTTTTCGGCAGCGTTGGGGATTGTCTGGTCAAATAGCCCTCCTGCCAGTTCAGAATGTTTCCGAGCAAAAAGGAAACCTCGTCGTCCAGGTTGTGCCCCGTCGCCACCACGTCGTAGCCGTTCTCAACGGCGAACTTGTTCATCAAATACCTTCTGACGTTACCACAGACCGAACAGGTCGGTCTCTTCAAAAGCTTCGCGATCCTGGGTATGTCCAGACCCAGCAGGTCTTCGTGCGCATCGTAAACGATGAACCTGCTGTTGATGCTCTCTGCCAGCTGCTGGAGCTCTTCGAGCCTCGGCCTACCCATGCCTGTATCGAGAAACAGGGCGTCGCATCTGTAGTTCAGCTTCACCAGTGCGTGCCACAGAGCGACGCTGTCCTTCCCACCCGAGACGGCGACGAGCACCCGTTCGTTCTTCTCTATCATCGAATACGTCTTTATCGCCTTCTGGACCCTTCCTAAGAAATACTCGTTGAAGTGTCCTTCGCAGTAAGCGGTGTTGTGCTGGGGTAAGTGTATGACGGCCGTCTGCGAGCATTTTCTGCACTTCACTCGGATATCCCTCCTTCCCGCACAGAAAGATTTTACAATAAGTGCGTTGTGAAAACCTCTGCACACTTGCGAATTATTTCACATAGCTGTCGTCGAAACTTTTCCCTGAAGTCACCTTCGGTTGCAGGAAGTGGCTTAGAATTAATCGTGAAAAAAATAACGATAAAGATTTCACGATATGGAGTGGTGCGATGCGGGTGAGGGTGTGCATGGGAAGTTCTTGTCATCTAAAGGGTTCGTACCGGATCGTCGAGAAACTCCTTCAACTGAAGGAGCAGGGGCTCAACCTGGACATTTCTGGTTCGCTGTGTTTTGGAAAGTGCTCCGAAGGGGTTTGCGTTGAGATAGACGGTCAGATCCACACGAACGTCACGGTGGAGAAGCTCGAACAGATTCTGGGAGTGAAAACATGCCACTGATCGTTTCGAACGAGGCGGACTGTCTTTACTGCTACAAGTGTTTGAGAAACTGTCCCGTAAAGGCGATCTCGTTCTGTGCGGGTAAGACCAACGTGCAGGAAGAAGAGTGTATCCACTGTGCCACGTGCGTTTCAATCTGTCCCCAGAAAGCGAAGGGTTACACGAAGAACATCGAGGAATTCAGAAAGCTTTGCGGTAAACCTTTCCTCGCTTCGATCGCACCTTCTTTCTTCGCCCACTACGACGAGCCTTACAGAATCGTATCGGTGTTGAAGTCTCTGGGTGCAGAGATCGTTCAGGAAACCGCACTCGGTGCAGAGATCGTCTCGAAGGAATATTCGAGGATCTTCCAGGAACGTGGAACCGTCATCACCACGGCGTGTCCCGTGGTGGTCGAGCTCGCGGAGAAGCACTATCCTTCTGTGCTACCTCACCTTGCAAACGTGGATTCTCCGATGGTCGCGCACGCGAAGCTTCTGAAGAAACTTCACGGTGAATTGCCTGTGCTGTTCCTCGGTCCGTGCGTCGCGAAAAAGGCTGAAGGAACCGTTGACGTCGTCCTGACCTTCGAAGAGCTCGACGCCTTCATCGAGGAAGAGAGAATAGATCCATCCCGTTTCGACGAGCAGTTCCCGGAAGGTCCGTATCCATCCAGGGCCAGGATGTATCCGGTTTCGAGCGGTATCAGCTACACGGTTCAGACGCAG includes:
- the rodA gene encoding rod shape-determining protein RodA encodes the protein MPWENRRFELFIPIIVVCLMIFGLLALYSATRDSGLYFVRKQIVWDILGIAAMFAMLLVRERYLKIAGTVLYVASMFSLVLVLFYGTISGGARRWFDLKFGYFQPSEFARLALLILNASLLSQPNKKNLYTSFLLTTICVGLVAIEPDLGTALLMGGIWFSMALVSQVKTKSLMRIVLVTSLMVLLLFFFGLKDYQRDRIVSFFNPGRYAQGSAYNMLQSIHTVGSGGILGRGFLKGPATRLKFVPKNHTDFIFSVVGEEFGFLGTSLLIILYFLLCWRIVKAIKFAKDEFWRILCSGVLATFSLQVFINMGMCMGLAPVTGLPLPFVSYGGSATLFLSIHVGLVMKAIAIAKSGTELQT
- a CDS encoding TIGR00269 family protein, with translation MKCRKCSQTAVIHLPQHNTAYCEGHFNEYFLGRVQKAIKTYSMIEKNERVLVAVSGGKDSVALWHALVKLNYRCDALFLDTGMGRPRLEELQQLAESINSRFIVYDAHEDLLGLDIPRIAKLLKRPTCSVCGNVRRYLMNKFAVENGYDVVATGHNLDDEVSFLLGNILNWQEGYLTRQSPTLPKTHAKFAKKIKPLVLLTEKETYAYALLNNLPFSEEKCPFSKGASSLLYKKVLNEIELVQPGTKLRFYTGSQKFFKEEKEPVELRECAVCGYPTTEKVCSFCRMKERLKNALGEQAL
- a CDS encoding NAD(P)H-dependent oxidoreductase subunit E, whose product is MRVRVCMGSSCHLKGSYRIVEKLLQLKEQGLNLDISGSLCFGKCSEGVCVEIDGQIHTNVTVEKLEQILGVKTCH